A single region of the Phycisphaerae bacterium RAS1 genome encodes:
- a CDS encoding putative lysine decarboxylase: MEFTQDQADVRRREQRDNDVREFAERWLSGRDQELYEGMLVTLTRMVRDNTNRGDVKLLNKAIAELRFAFKIFAPYADIRKISVFGSARTPEDHPNYIAALDFSRKVCEAGWMVITGAGDGIMKAGHGGAGREKSFGVAIRLPFEQKTNSIIEADPKLISFRYFFTRKLMFMKEASAVALFPGGFGTQDEGFEALTLVQTGKMPLVPIVMIEHPGGTYWPHWRTWVERELLRTGLISQHDTELFLITDDIDRAVREVVQFYRVYHSMRFVGKDLVLRLEREISDATLQTLNAEFRGLLDGGGIERTAPLADEEGELPDKSRLKLQFDRRSCGLLRRMINVINGDARG; this comes from the coding sequence ATGGAATTCACCCAGGATCAGGCCGACGTCCGCCGCCGGGAGCAGCGCGACAACGACGTGCGCGAGTTCGCAGAGCGCTGGCTCTCCGGCCGCGATCAGGAACTGTACGAAGGCATGCTCGTCACGCTGACGCGCATGGTCCGCGACAACACCAACCGCGGCGACGTCAAGCTGCTGAACAAGGCCATCGCCGAGCTGCGCTTCGCCTTCAAAATCTTCGCCCCCTACGCCGACATCCGCAAAATCAGCGTCTTCGGCTCCGCCCGGACGCCGGAGGACCACCCGAATTACATCGCCGCGCTGGACTTCAGCCGAAAGGTCTGTGAGGCCGGTTGGATGGTCATCACCGGCGCCGGGGACGGGATCATGAAAGCCGGCCACGGCGGAGCGGGGCGCGAGAAGAGCTTCGGCGTGGCGATCCGCCTGCCGTTCGAACAGAAGACCAACAGCATCATCGAGGCCGACCCGAAGCTGATCAGCTTCCGCTACTTCTTTACGCGCAAGCTGATGTTCATGAAGGAAGCCTCGGCGGTGGCGCTCTTTCCGGGCGGCTTCGGCACGCAGGACGAGGGCTTTGAGGCGTTGACGCTCGTCCAGACCGGCAAGATGCCGCTCGTGCCGATCGTGATGATCGAGCATCCGGGCGGCACCTACTGGCCGCATTGGCGAACGTGGGTGGAGCGCGAGCTGCTCCGCACCGGGCTGATCAGCCAGCACGATACCGAGCTGTTCCTCATCACGGATGACATCGACCGGGCCGTCCGCGAGGTCGTGCAGTTCTATCGCGTCTACCACTCGATGCGCTTCGTCGGCAAAGACCTCGTCCTTCGCCTCGAGCGCGAGATCTCGGACGCCACGCTGCAGACGCTGAACGCCGAATTCCGCGGCCTGCTCGACGGCGGCGGCATCGAGCGCACCGCCCCGCTGGCCGACGAAGAGGGCGAGCTGCCGGACAAGTCGCGGCTGAAGCTCCAGTTCGACCGTCGGAGCTGCGGGCTGTTGCGAAGGATGATTAACGTCATTAACGGCGATGCGCGGGGATAG
- a CDS encoding Transposase IS200 like protein, giving the protein MRTYLRMHAPGGRFFLTLVTYQRAPILTQLDHVDRLRAALAHTRERRPFTVWGAVILPDHLHLLIELPVGDTDFSTRVMLIKSRFTPAGAGAIASPSRTRRRERAVWQRRFWEHTIRDESDFATHMDYIHYNPVKHGYATCPHAWPHSSFHRWVREGRYAADWACSCARPAAVPVTIAAAAATTGE; this is encoded by the coding sequence ATGCGCACCTACCTCCGCATGCACGCGCCGGGCGGACGGTTCTTTCTTACGCTCGTCACCTATCAACGCGCGCCCATCCTGACGCAACTCGATCATGTCGATCGCCTCCGCGCCGCGCTCGCGCACACCAGGGAGCGGCGTCCATTCACCGTCTGGGGCGCCGTGATCCTCCCGGATCATCTGCACCTGCTGATCGAGCTCCCCGTCGGCGATACCGATTTTTCCACGCGGGTCATGCTCATCAAGTCGAGGTTTACGCCGGCCGGCGCCGGGGCAATCGCCTCGCCTTCGCGCACGCGCCGCCGCGAGCGGGCTGTCTGGCAGCGGCGCTTCTGGGAGCACACCATCCGCGACGAGTCCGACTTCGCCACGCACATGGACTACATCCACTACAACCCCGTGAAACACGGATATGCAACCTGCCCGCACGCCTGGCCGCACTCGAGCTTTCATCGCTGGGTTCGGGAAGGCCGCTACGCCGCCGATTGGGCGTGCTCGTGCGCCCGCCCGGCCGCGGTTCCCGTGACGATCGCCGCCGCGGCGGCAACGACCGGGGAGTAG
- a CDS encoding DNA-binding transcriptional response regulator encodes MPQTAFILIVTPDHDRGQRLREALRERHGHSTNLVESLDDAVASIRDKAPDLVVADAVVRGESSLAVIGGLLDGVAHDATLVTLVNGDAAPGQTGLAPRVTVESLAIPADTEFGRLVARISDAATKAVVRRESRLLKESLEGQQVEPFEGIIGVSPAIRKIIERIKKAARNKLTVLILGETGTGKELIAEAIHKHSDRARRPFKPLNCAGLNENLLESELFGHVKGAFTGAVSDKKGYFVAADGGTLFLDEIGDMPLAMQAKLLRALDRREITPVGSTEVRRVDVRVVAATNVDLARKVDDKAFREDLYFRLRQWVIDVPPLRERRQDIPLLAHHLLRRANLLHNVNVDGFSSEAMAALAKFHWPGNIRELVSVVEAASVEAGEGRVELEHLPEPLRGSRELLHPASAAMVGFTISQMERLMIERALQSTGGNREQAAKMLGIGTRTLYRKIKEYGL; translated from the coding sequence ATGCCCCAGACCGCTTTCATCCTGATCGTCACGCCCGACCATGATCGCGGCCAGCGCCTGCGCGAAGCGCTGCGCGAGCGGCACGGCCACTCCACCAACCTCGTCGAATCGCTCGATGACGCCGTCGCCTCGATCCGCGACAAGGCCCCAGACCTGGTCGTCGCCGACGCCGTCGTTCGCGGCGAATCCTCGCTCGCCGTCATCGGCGGCCTGCTCGACGGCGTCGCGCACGACGCCACCCTCGTCACGCTCGTCAACGGCGACGCCGCCCCGGGCCAGACCGGGCTGGCGCCGCGCGTCACCGTGGAATCGCTCGCGATCCCGGCGGACACGGAATTCGGCCGGCTGGTGGCGAGAATCTCGGACGCCGCCACGAAGGCGGTGGTCCGCCGCGAGAGCCGCCTGCTGAAGGAATCGCTCGAAGGCCAGCAGGTCGAGCCGTTCGAAGGCATCATCGGCGTCTCGCCCGCCATCCGGAAGATCATCGAGCGCATCAAGAAAGCCGCCCGCAACAAGCTCACCGTCCTGATCCTGGGAGAAACCGGCACGGGCAAGGAGCTGATCGCCGAGGCGATCCACAAGCACTCCGACCGTGCCCGCCGCCCCTTCAAGCCGCTCAACTGCGCCGGGCTGAATGAGAACCTGCTCGAAAGCGAGCTTTTCGGCCACGTCAAAGGCGCCTTCACCGGCGCCGTCAGCGACAAGAAGGGCTACTTCGTCGCCGCCGACGGCGGGACGCTCTTTCTGGACGAGATCGGCGACATGCCGCTGGCCATGCAGGCCAAGCTGCTGCGGGCGCTGGACCGCCGCGAGATCACCCCCGTCGGCTCGACCGAGGTGCGGCGGGTGGACGTGCGCGTCGTGGCCGCCACCAACGTGGACCTGGCCCGCAAAGTGGACGACAAGGCGTTTCGCGAGGACCTCTATTTCCGGCTGCGGCAGTGGGTGATCGACGTGCCCCCGCTGCGCGAGCGGCGGCAGGATATCCCCTTGCTGGCCCATCACTTATTGCGGCGGGCGAACCTGCTGCATAACGTCAATGTGGACGGCTTTTCGAGCGAGGCGATGGCCGCGCTGGCGAAGTTCCACTGGCCGGGTAATATCCGCGAGCTCGTGAGCGTGGTCGAAGCCGCGTCGGTCGAGGCCGGCGAGGGCCGCGTCGAGCTGGAGCATCTGCCGGAGCCGCTGCGCGGCAGCCGGGAGCTGCTGCACCCGGCGTCGGCGGCGATGGTAGGTTTCACGATTTCGCAGATGGAGCGGCTGATGATCGAGCGCGCCCTGCAATCGACGGGCGGCAACCGGGAGCAGGCCGCGAAAATGCTGGGAATTGGAACGCGGACGCTGTATCGTAAGATCAAGGAATACGGGCTTTAG
- a CDS encoding thiol-disulfide oxidoreductase yields the protein MSMYLGRRRIAAIGMGALLATLAAADEPKDAGKDKEKAATPAIDKPAPAFDLKGTDGKSYKLDELKDKTVVIEWLNRDCPTCKKLEDKMKATAEEVQKKGALWLAIDSTSYHELKDNAEHVKNAKLPYVVLDDHDGKVGKTYGVKRTPTMFVVHKGTLVYTGCLVPAKDGDRNYVKEAVEAVVAGKEPPVKETQAYG from the coding sequence GTGAGTATGTATCTCGGGCGCCGTCGAATCGCGGCGATTGGCATGGGCGCCCTGCTGGCGACGCTGGCGGCGGCGGACGAACCGAAGGACGCGGGAAAGGACAAGGAGAAAGCCGCCACACCGGCGATCGACAAACCGGCGCCCGCCTTCGACTTGAAGGGCACGGACGGCAAGTCCTACAAGCTCGATGAGCTCAAGGACAAGACCGTCGTCATCGAGTGGCTCAACCGCGACTGCCCCACCTGCAAGAAGCTCGAAGACAAAATGAAGGCGACCGCCGAAGAGGTGCAGAAGAAAGGCGCCCTGTGGCTGGCGATCGACAGCACGTCATATCACGAGCTGAAGGACAACGCCGAACACGTGAAGAACGCCAAGTTGCCGTACGTGGTTCTTGATGATCACGACGGCAAGGTGGGCAAGACGTACGGCGTGAAGCGCACGCCGACGATGTTCGTCGTTCACAAAGGCACGCTGGTCTACACCGGCTGCCTGGTGCCGGCGAAAGACGGCGACCGGAACTACGTGAAGGAAGCGGTCGAGGCGGTCGTGGCCGGCAAGGAGCCGCCGGTCAAGGAAACACAGGCGTATGGCTGA
- a CDS encoding protease TldD, with protein sequence MCRDQHLTRRDFLHASAGLAGMYVIGCAPGGGEVRRAPSAASQPAAADADIGPGDWRGLADAAMQRVRRGGAAYGDIRIIKTTTQSVFGQDRRIANVSDGLDRGFGVRVLVNGAWGFAASSVISAAEVRRIADLALEIARGSAMQINDPVQLAPEPVYEDTVVTPRRIDPFSVPLEDRTALLLAVMEKLQSHSGVARSSASLWAQRDIKFFASTEGSRIRYDLLAVQGGFSATAIHEGRFATRRFSTPHLRTGWEMIDEAAFLNEAPRVAEQAVEKVQAPQVEPGRYDLVLDPQHLSLTIHESCGHPTELDRALGYEANYAGTSFLTTDKLNNFQYGSREVSIVADNREPGCLASTGYDDDGVEGQRWPIIQQGQFVGYSTSRELAGKVREQRSRGSCRADSWASVPIIRIANVGLEPGTGRLDDMIADVKRGIYIEGHDSFSIDQRRYNFQFGGDAFWLIENGKRKGMLRDVIYTGITSEFWNSCDAVADLTHRKRFGFINCGKGQPGQSGWMTHAASHARFRGVNVIAGKTAT encoded by the coding sequence ATGTGCCGTGACCAGCATCTGACTCGACGCGATTTTCTTCATGCCTCCGCCGGTCTGGCCGGCATGTACGTCATCGGCTGCGCTCCCGGCGGAGGCGAGGTCCGCCGCGCGCCTTCGGCCGCGTCGCAGCCCGCCGCGGCCGACGCCGACATCGGCCCCGGCGATTGGCGCGGACTGGCCGACGCCGCGATGCAACGCGTTCGCCGCGGTGGGGCGGCGTATGGCGACATCCGCATCATCAAGACCACGACGCAATCCGTCTTCGGCCAGGATCGTCGCATCGCAAACGTGAGCGACGGGCTGGATCGCGGCTTCGGGGTTCGCGTGCTGGTGAACGGGGCGTGGGGGTTCGCCGCCAGTTCGGTCATCAGCGCGGCCGAAGTGCGCCGCATCGCCGATCTGGCGCTCGAGATCGCGCGCGGCTCGGCGATGCAGATCAACGACCCGGTGCAGCTCGCGCCTGAGCCGGTGTACGAAGACACGGTCGTGACGCCGCGTCGGATCGATCCATTCTCCGTGCCGCTCGAGGACCGCACGGCCCTGCTCTTGGCGGTGATGGAGAAATTGCAGTCGCACAGCGGCGTCGCCCGCAGCTCCGCCAGCCTCTGGGCCCAGCGTGACATCAAGTTCTTCGCCTCGACGGAAGGCAGCCGCATCCGCTACGACCTGCTCGCGGTTCAGGGCGGCTTCTCGGCGACGGCGATTCACGAAGGCCGCTTCGCCACGCGGCGCTTCAGCACGCCGCACCTGCGCACCGGCTGGGAGATGATCGACGAAGCGGCGTTTCTGAACGAGGCCCCGCGCGTCGCGGAGCAGGCGGTCGAGAAGGTGCAGGCGCCGCAGGTCGAGCCGGGCCGGTACGACCTGGTGCTCGATCCGCAGCATCTGTCGCTGACGATTCATGAGTCGTGCGGGCATCCCACGGAACTGGATCGCGCCCTTGGCTATGAGGCGAACTACGCGGGCACGTCGTTTCTGACGACTGATAAGCTGAACAACTTCCAATATGGCTCGCGCGAGGTGTCGATCGTCGCCGACAACCGCGAGCCGGGCTGCCTGGCTTCGACCGGCTACGACGACGACGGCGTCGAGGGCCAGCGCTGGCCGATCATTCAGCAGGGGCAATTCGTCGGCTACAGCACCAGCCGCGAGCTGGCCGGCAAGGTCCGCGAGCAGCGCTCGCGCGGCTCCTGCCGGGCGGACAGTTGGGCCAGCGTGCCGATCATCCGCATCGCCAACGTCGGGCTGGAGCCGGGGACGGGGCGACTTGATGACATGATCGCGGATGTGAAGCGCGGGATTTACATCGAAGGCCACGACTCGTTCAGCATCGACCAGCGGCGCTACAATTTCCAGTTCGGCGGAGACGCGTTCTGGCTGATTGAGAACGGCAAGCGCAAGGGCATGCTGCGCGACGTGATCTACACTGGCATCACCAGCGAGTTCTGGAACAGTTGCGACGCGGTGGCCGATTTGACGCACCGCAAGCGCTTCGGCTTCATCAACTGCGGCAAGGGGCAGCCGGGGCAGAGCGGGTGGATGACGCACGCGGCGAGTCATGCGCGGTTTCGGGGGGTGAATGTGATTGCGGGGAAGACGGCGACGTGA
- a CDS encoding DinB superfamily protein, whose product MSDPLKTLLAGQFNAALSTLNLCIERCPEAAWNAPVANLKFCQVALHTLIFADLYLGRDDELAFRRQPFHLAHADFFRDYEELEDRPQQLLYDRPTIQLYVRHCRSKLAEVIAAETAESLAAPCGLPRRTFSRAELYVYNTRHIQHHAAQLSLRLRLDFGVDIPWVSLGWREA is encoded by the coding sequence ATGTCAGACCCGCTCAAGACCCTCCTCGCCGGCCAGTTCAACGCCGCCCTGTCCACGCTGAACCTCTGCATCGAGCGCTGCCCCGAGGCCGCCTGGAACGCCCCGGTCGCCAACCTGAAATTCTGCCAGGTCGCCCTGCACACGCTCATCTTTGCCGACCTCTATCTCGGCCGCGACGATGAGCTGGCCTTCCGCCGCCAGCCGTTTCACCTCGCCCACGCCGATTTCTTCCGCGACTACGAGGAACTCGAGGATCGCCCGCAGCAGTTGCTCTACGACCGGCCCACCATCCAGCTCTATGTCCGGCATTGCCGCTCGAAGCTGGCCGAGGTGATCGCGGCGGAAACAGCCGAGTCTCTCGCGGCCCCCTGCGGCCTGCCGCGGCGGACATTCAGCCGGGCGGAGCTGTACGTCTACAACACGCGCCACATCCAGCACCACGCGGCCCAGCTCAGCCTGCGGCTGCGCCTGGATTTCGGCGTCGACATTCCGTGGGTCTCGCTCGGCTGGCGCGAGGCGTGA
- the stkP_3 gene encoding Serine/threonine-protein kinase StkP, which produces MSSSSGPSDETHAGRPRQIQSIIADLFARRCAGESLTDDQVLAAHPQLQPELGAELRKRSLIEAARRRAHSDSSAFAEADDEVASPAPALPGRVVAETIPGYRIEAELHRGGQGVVCRAIQLSTGRTVAVKLLREGPLAAPVDVARFQQEIQILAQLRHPNIVTVHDSGETAGCAYYVMDFVPGLPLDDWAAENLPGRQPAEPRGRRQSIAIRRDFRIAIAPALRLFVKICDAVNVAHLRGVIHRDLKPGNIRVDPAGEPHILDFGLAKLSAEDPAAHGASAALTQTGQFVGSLYWASPEQADGRSDELDVRTDVYSLGVMLYQVLTGGFPFDHRGSTREVLERIVKTDPIRPGLDDELETILLKCLSKERERRYQSAGELARELERYLAGEAIEAKRDSAGYVLRKQLRRHRVAVGIAAGFVLLVSAALAVSLAQWRQTAAARDQAQLAEQQRGAERDAARRAELSERAQRERAERSESLAKAETVKALAVKSFLQQVFSSVDPRQAQGREVTVRDALDQAARRLEQGALAEQGEIELDLRTTIGRTYRSLGLYDPAEEHLHRAADLSAALFGDGDERTIRCQLDLAGLRGDQGRAAEAEIILRAALNILRRSSGGDHELLATALVNLGTQLFFQEKFDEAESHLREAADLYRALQTEEPSNQAECLERLGNVLRAQGRCSQAQRALRDALLIFRRLYPAPHPNVVVALNDLGNTLFECGDLNESVSLFQEALAMQRRLLEPGHPDLAMSLGNLAGVLQNADRLEEAETLMREALDMARRSLGDEHVLTAQLIFGLGDLLRIRGRVDLAEPLLQQALDLRRKLLPAQHSDISNTLATIALMLLDQKRPADAEPLLRECLAIRSAANPPHWIRHSTATLLALCLAQLGKFEEAEALALDGHARMEADESAPAAWKQTTLERVARIYELWNQQHPDAGKAPAAAAWRAKLLRDPATSQPAEAPAP; this is translated from the coding sequence ATGAGCTCTTCCAGCGGTCCATCCGACGAAACGCACGCCGGTCGCCCCCGCCAGATTCAAAGCATTATCGCCGACCTCTTCGCCCGCCGCTGCGCCGGTGAGTCGCTGACGGACGATCAGGTGCTCGCCGCTCATCCGCAGCTTCAGCCGGAACTGGGCGCCGAACTGCGGAAACGCTCCCTCATCGAGGCCGCCCGCCGCCGTGCCCACTCGGATTCGAGTGCCTTTGCCGAAGCCGACGATGAAGTCGCCTCGCCCGCGCCGGCACTGCCCGGACGCGTCGTAGCCGAGACCATCCCCGGCTACCGCATCGAAGCCGAGCTGCACCGCGGGGGGCAAGGCGTTGTCTGTCGCGCGATTCAGCTCTCCACCGGCCGGACGGTCGCCGTCAAGCTGCTCCGCGAGGGACCGCTTGCCGCCCCGGTCGATGTCGCCCGCTTTCAGCAGGAAATCCAGATCCTCGCGCAACTCCGGCACCCCAACATCGTCACCGTGCACGACAGCGGCGAAACCGCCGGCTGCGCCTATTACGTCATGGACTTCGTCCCCGGCCTGCCCCTCGACGACTGGGCCGCAGAGAACCTCCCCGGCCGGCAGCCCGCCGAACCGCGCGGCCGCCGACAATCGATCGCCATCCGGCGCGACTTCAGAATCGCGATCGCCCCCGCCCTGCGCCTCTTCGTGAAAATCTGCGACGCCGTCAACGTCGCCCATCTGCGTGGCGTCATCCACCGCGACCTCAAACCCGGCAACATCCGCGTCGACCCCGCCGGCGAGCCGCACATCCTCGATTTCGGACTGGCCAAGCTCTCCGCCGAGGACCCGGCGGCCCACGGCGCGTCGGCGGCGTTGACGCAGACCGGCCAGTTCGTCGGCTCGCTCTACTGGGCCAGCCCGGAGCAGGCCGACGGCCGCTCCGACGAACTCGACGTGCGGACCGACGTCTATTCGCTGGGTGTCATGCTCTACCAGGTTCTCACCGGCGGCTTCCCCTTCGACCACCGCGGCAGCACCCGCGAAGTGCTCGAGCGCATCGTCAAGACCGACCCGATTCGCCCCGGACTCGACGACGAGCTCGAGACCATCCTTCTCAAATGCCTCAGCAAGGAGCGCGAGCGGCGCTACCAGTCCGCCGGCGAGCTGGCCCGCGAATTGGAGCGCTACCTCGCGGGCGAAGCCATCGAAGCCAAGCGCGACTCCGCCGGATACGTGCTGCGCAAACAGCTCCGTCGCCACCGCGTCGCCGTCGGCATAGCCGCAGGGTTCGTTCTGCTCGTCAGCGCCGCGCTGGCCGTGTCGCTGGCGCAGTGGCGGCAAACCGCGGCGGCCCGCGACCAGGCGCAACTTGCGGAACAACAGCGCGGCGCCGAGCGCGACGCGGCGCGCCGCGCCGAGCTTTCCGAGCGCGCGCAGCGCGAGCGCGCCGAGCGCAGCGAATCGCTCGCCAAGGCCGAGACAGTCAAGGCCCTGGCCGTCAAGTCGTTCCTCCAGCAAGTCTTCTCATCGGTCGATCCGCGCCAGGCCCAGGGCCGCGAGGTCACCGTCCGCGACGCGCTCGACCAGGCCGCCCGCCGACTCGAACAAGGGGCGCTCGCCGAGCAGGGTGAAATCGAGCTCGACCTCCGCACCACCATCGGCCGCACCTACCGCTCGCTGGGACTCTACGACCCCGCCGAAGAACACCTGCACCGCGCCGCCGACCTCAGCGCCGCACTCTTCGGTGACGGCGATGAGCGCACGATCCGCTGCCAACTCGACCTCGCCGGCCTGCGCGGCGACCAGGGCCGCGCCGCCGAGGCTGAGATAATTCTCCGCGCCGCGCTGAACATTCTCCGTCGCTCCAGCGGCGGCGACCACGAGCTGCTGGCGACAGCGCTGGTCAACCTCGGAACGCAGCTCTTTTTCCAGGAGAAGTTCGACGAGGCCGAATCGCACCTGCGCGAAGCCGCGGACCTCTACCGCGCGCTCCAGACCGAAGAACCATCAAATCAGGCCGAGTGCCTCGAACGGCTCGGCAATGTGCTCCGCGCCCAGGGACGCTGCTCGCAAGCCCAGCGCGCCCTTCGCGACGCGCTCCTCATCTTCCGCCGCCTTTACCCCGCGCCGCACCCGAATGTCGTCGTCGCCTTGAATGATCTCGGCAACACGCTGTTCGAATGCGGCGACCTGAACGAATCCGTCTCGCTCTTCCAGGAAGCCCTCGCCATGCAGCGCCGCCTCCTGGAACCCGGGCACCCCGACCTCGCGATGAGCCTCGGAAACCTCGCCGGGGTCCTGCAAAACGCGGATCGCCTCGAAGAGGCGGAAACGCTGATGCGAGAAGCCCTCGACATGGCCCGCCGCAGCCTCGGCGACGAACATGTGCTCACCGCCCAGCTCATTTTCGGCCTCGGCGATCTGCTGCGCATCCGCGGCCGCGTCGATCTTGCTGAGCCGTTGCTGCAGCAGGCCCTCGACCTGCGCCGCAAGCTGCTCCCCGCGCAGCATTCCGACATCTCAAACACGCTCGCGACCATTGCACTCATGCTCCTGGACCAGAAGCGGCCGGCAGACGCCGAACCGCTGCTGCGCGAGTGCCTCGCCATCCGCAGCGCCGCAAACCCGCCCCATTGGATTCGCCACAGCACCGCCACCCTGCTGGCGCTCTGCCTCGCCCAGCTCGGCAAGTTCGAAGAAGCCGAAGCCCTGGCGCTCGACGGTCACGCCCGCATGGAGGCGGATGAATCCGCGCCGGCCGCGTGGAAGCAGACAACCCTCGAGCGCGTCGCGCGTATCTACGAATTGTGGAACCAGCAACACCCCGACGCCGGCAAAGCCCCGGCGGCCGCCGCCTGGCGCGCCAAGCTCCTCCGCGACCCGGCAACCTCTCAACCGGCGGAAGCTCCGGCGCCATGA
- the sigW_3 gene encoding ECF RNA polymerase sigma factor SigW has protein sequence MSAESNETVLLGRATAGDEQALADLLVLHHDRIVAQIAARIPQELRAALSADDVAQEAYVVVFRRIQSFQLAEHATFGAWLSGIGMNQLRDAIRNARAAKRGGGARRLDAPAGQEASVVSLLGLLATHSQTPSRSAARLDATDAVRAALAHLSDDLRRALEMRYIEGLPIAEIAARMNRTEGAVHQLCHRGLRRMAAALGESMNFFSRKE, from the coding sequence ATGTCGGCTGAGTCAAACGAAACCGTGCTCTTGGGACGGGCCACGGCCGGCGACGAGCAAGCCCTCGCCGACCTGCTCGTGCTGCACCACGACCGGATCGTGGCCCAGATTGCCGCCCGCATTCCGCAGGAACTTCGGGCCGCGCTCAGCGCCGACGATGTAGCGCAGGAAGCGTATGTCGTCGTCTTCCGCCGCATTCAGTCCTTCCAGCTCGCCGAACACGCCACGTTCGGCGCCTGGCTGTCCGGCATCGGCATGAACCAGCTCCGCGACGCGATCCGCAACGCCCGCGCGGCCAAGCGCGGCGGGGGCGCCCGGCGGCTGGACGCGCCGGCAGGCCAGGAGGCGTCCGTCGTCTCCCTGCTGGGGCTTCTCGCGACCCATTCGCAGACGCCAAGCCGCTCGGCCGCCCGGCTCGATGCCACCGACGCCGTCCGGGCCGCCCTGGCGCACCTGTCCGATGATCTTCGCCGAGCCCTGGAAATGCGCTACATTGAAGGACTCCCCATCGCCGAGATCGCCGCACGCATGAATCGAACCGAAGGCGCAGTACATCAGCTCTGCCACCGCGGTCTGCGCCGCATGGCGGCCGCACTGGGCGAGTCCATGAATTTTTTCAGCCGCAAGGAGTAA